The genomic DNA CTGACCGTCGCCGTGGCCAAGGACAGCAAGATCAGTGATGCGCAGAACACCTTCGAAGGCTACACGGTGGGTGCCCAGTCTTCCTCGACCCAGGCGATCTATGCCGAAGACGTGTATGCCAAGGCGGGCGCTGACGTGAAGCTCTACCCGACCATGGACGAGGCCAATGCCGACCTCGCGGCCGGCCGCCTGGACGGAGTGATCGCCGACAAGTTCCCGTTGCACGAGTGGATGAACAAGAACGGCCAGGACTGCTGCAAGGTGCTGGGTGACGTGGCCGGCACCAAGGCCAATGCCGCCATCGCCGTGCGCAAGGACGATGACGCACTGCGCCAGCGGCTGAATACCGCGCTGGCGCAAATCGTCGCCAACGGTACCTACCAGAAAATCGCCAGCAAGTACTTCGACTTCGATATCTACAACTGATTCCGCCTGCAACGACGCGCTCCCCCGTAGGAGCGGCCTTGTGTGGCGAAAGGGCCGCAAAGCGGCCCCAGGCTTGTGCAGCGCCACCAGAACCTGTGGGGCTGCTGCGCAGCCCTTTCGCGACGCAAGGCCGCTCCTACAGAGCTCGCCCGTGGAGCAGTCAATTCTAGGGATATGTCATGCTCGATCAATTGTCCTTGCTGTCCTTCGCCAGTGGTGGCTGGGGCCAGGCGCTGCTGGCCGGCGCGCTGGTGACCGTGTCACTGGCCCTCGCCTGCCTGCCCATCGGTTTGCCACTGGGCCTTGTCGTGGCGCTCGCGGCGCGCTCGCGCAAGCGCCTGCCGCGCGCATGGTCAACCACGTTTTCCACTGTGTTCCGCGGCCTGCCCGAGCTGCTGACCCTACTGATCATCTATTACGGTTGCCAGATCGCCGCACAGCAACTGCTGGCCGCCATGGGCTATCAAGGTGAGTTCCTGATCAATACGTTCCTCGCGGCGATGATCGCTTTCAGTCTGGTGTTCGCCGCCTTTTCCAGCGAGATCTGGCTGGCTGCTTTCAAAACCCTGCCCAAGGGCCAGCTTGAGGCCTGTGCGGCATTGGGCCTGGGCAAGCGCACCGCCTTCTTCAAGGTGGTACTGCCACAACTGACGCGCATCGCCCTGCCGGGGCTCTCCAACAACTGGCTGTCGTTGCTCAAGGATACCTCGCTGGTATCGACCATCTCGCTGGTCGACCTGATGCGCCAGACCAACCTTGCGGTCAGCGTGACCAAAGAGCCGATGTTCTTCTACGGGGTGGCCTGCCTGGGTTACCTGCTGTTCTCGGCGCTGTCGGGGCGAGTGTTCGCCTACATAGAACGGCGCAGCAACCGCCACCTGCAAGGAGCGCGCGTATGAGTGCCGAACAATGGCTGAGCCTGGTGCTGGACCCCGACCTGCTGGAGCGCTACGGGCCACGGTTCATCGACGGGCTGCTGGTAACTGCCAAACTGGTGGCGATTTCATTCACCCTCGGCGCCGTGCTCGGCCTGCTGCTGGCGCTGGCCCGGATGTCGCGCAACCTGCCGCTGCAGCGCCTGGCGGCCGGCTACATCTATTTCTTCCGTGGCTCCCCCCTGCTGGCACAGCTGTTTCTGCTGTACTACGGGCTTGGATCGCTGAAGGAGTTCTGGCAGGACGTCGGCCTCTGGTGGTTCTTCCGCGAAGCCTGGTTATGCACCCTGCTGGCCTTCACCCTGAACACTGCCGCCTACCAGGCCGAAATCTTGCGCGGCAGCCTGATGGCAGTGGCGCCAGGGCAGTACGAAGCGGCCAGGGCTCTGAACCTCAAACGTTCCACCACCTTCTTCAAGGTCATCTTGCCGCAATCGTTGCTGGTGGCCATCGGCCCGCTGGGCAACGAACTGATCCTGATGATCAAGGCCAGCGCCATCGCCTCGCTGGTGACCATCTACGACCTGATGGGGGTGACCAAATTGGCGTTCTCGCGCAGCTTCGACTTCCAGATCTACCTGTGGGCCGCCGTCCTTTATCTGGTGATCGTCGAGCTGGTGCGGCGCCTGCTGAAACACCTGGAGGCCCGCCTGGGCCGCCACCTGAACTGACCGAAGGATACAATCATGCATTGCCAGACCCTTGTCCTGGGCGCCGGTATCGTCGGCGTCAGCACCGCGCTGCATCTGCAGGCACGCGGGCGCCAGGTAATCCTGATCGACCGCGATGAACCCGGATGCGGTACCAGCCATGGCAACGCCGGGCTGATCGAACGCTCCAGCGTCATCCCCTATGCGTTCCCCCGCCAATTCGGCAAGCTGCTGCGCTATGGCCTTAACCGCCAGCCTGACGTGCGCTACAGCCTGCTGCACCTGCCCAAGGCCGCGCCCTGGTTGCTGCGCTACTGGCGTCAGTCGGCACCGGGGCGGCTGGCCGGGGCCGCGGCCGACATGCTGCCGCTGGTACAACGCTGCGTAGAGGAGCATGACGCCCTGATCGCCGCCGCCGGCCTCGAAGGGCTGGTTCAGGCCAAGGGCTGGATCGAGGTGTACCGCGACCCGGCGCTGTTCGAGCAGGCCAAGGCCGAGGTCAAGGGCCTTGCGCGCTATGGCCTGCACTACGAACTGCTAGAACGCGAGCAGCTGCAGGCACGCGAGCACCAGCTCGACAGCGCCGTAGTCGGCGGCATCCATTGGCTCGACCCCAAGACCGTGAACAACCCCGGCGCCCTCACCCGTGGTTATGCTGCGCTGTTCGTCCAGCGCGGCGGGCAGTTCCTGCACGGTGATGCGCGCAGCCTGCGCCAGGTCGGCAGCCAATGGCGGGTCGAAAGCCAGCGCGGGCCGATCACCGCCGACGAAGTGGTGGCGTGTCTTGGGCCGCAGTCGGCCGACCTTTATGAGCGCCTTGGCTACACGATTCCGCTGGGTATCAAGCGCGGCTACCACATGCACTACGCCACCCGTGACGGCGCTCAATTGCAGCACTCGATCTGCGACACCCAGGGTGGCTACGTGCTGGCGCCGATGGCCGCCGGCATACGCCTTACCACCGGCATCGAGTTCGCCGCCAGCAGCGCCCCGGGCAACGAAATTCAACTCAAGCGCTGCGAAGCGCTGGCGCGCACATTGTTCCCGGCACTGGGTGAGCGCCTGGACGACACCCCCTGGCTGGGCCGTCGCCCCTGCCTGCCGGACATGCGCCCTGTGATCGGCCCGGCGCCGCGGCACAAGGGCCTGTGGTTCAACTTCGGCCACGCCCACCACGGCCTGACGCTGGGGCCGGTCAGCGGCCGTCTGGTGGCTGAACTGCTCACCGGCGAGCGTCCTTTCACAGACCCTGCGCCTTACAGCGCGGCACGTTTCAACTGACACCACGCGGGAGAACAACAACATGACCGCCCCTTTGAGCGTTGCCAGCCTTGCCCCTGAGAACGACCCACGCCCGGTGCTGATCCGCATCGAGGGCCTGAACAAGCACTATGGCGCTTTCCATGTGCTGCGCGATATCGACCTGCAGGTGCACGAAGGTGAACGCATCGTGCTGTGCGGCCCCTCCGGCTCCGGCAAGTCCACCTTGATCCGTTGCATCAACCGCCTTGAAATTGCCGAACAAGGCAGCGTCCGGGTAGCCGGAACCGATCTGGCCGGCAACACGCGCCAGGCCGCCCAGGTACGCAGCGACATCGGCATGGTGTTCCAGCACTTCAACCTGTTCCCGCACATGAGCGTGCTCGACAACTGCCTGCTGGCTCCCACCAGCGTGCGCGGCCTGTCCCGCAAGGACGCCGAGGAGCGTGCGCGGATGTACCTGAGCAAGGTCGGCATCGAAAGCCAGGCGCTCAAATACCCCAGCCAGCTCTCCGGCGGCCAGCAGCAGCGGGTGGCGATCGCCCGCGCCTTGTGCATGAAGCCGCGGATCATGCTGTTCGACGAGCCGACCTCGGCGCTGGACCCAGAAATGGTCGCTGAAGTGCTGGATGTTTTGGTACAACTGGCGGGCACCGGTATGACCATGCTCTGTGTTACCCATGAAATGGGCTTTGCCAGGCAGGTTGCCGAGCGTGTGCTGTTCCTTGAAGGCGGGCAGATCATCGAAGACAGCCCGCCGCAGGTGTTCTTCAACCAGCCGCGCACTGCACGTGCCAAAAGTTTTCTGGCGCAGATCCTTCATTGAAGCCACTGGCCCTATCGTCGGCCAGCCGGCGATAGGGCCAGCGAACACGACACAAGCCCCCTTTATTGCACAGCTGCAATGACCCAACTGCGTCGTTAAATATAATTGACCTTAACCCCTGTCAAACCCTTGCCGCCTGAGGCTCGCAAGGGTTTCAGCCCCCGAATTCAGGCGCTTCAACCCATTTCAGTTGTTTGACATATCGAACGGCTCTGGCAAGCTATCTACAAGCCCCGACCGGCATCGTCGCCTCTGACGAGCCGGCAGTGCTCGGGGCTTCAGGTAGCACACCAGGCCCCGCGCCGTGCACCTGCACAACAACGGCAGGTCGAACCTGTCATAAGGTGACATATGTCCAACAGCAACATTGGCAACAAGCAACCTTCCCTGCGCAAACCTGTCGTACTGATGACCATGGGCAGCCAAGAGCGCAAAGGCCATGACTACCAGGTCATGACCCACAAATACATCACCCCGCTGGTCGATTTCGCCGATTGCGTCCCGGTGCTGGTGCCCACCTGCTGTGGCACCGAAGCCCTTGAGACCTATCTGGACATGGCCGACGGCGTATACCTGACCGGTGCCGGCAGCAACATTGAGCCGAGCCTGTATGGCCAGGAAAACCAGACTCCAGGCAAAGGCCAGGATGTCAACCGCGACCTGTTCGATATTCCGCTGGTCAAGGCAGCGCTCAAGCGTGGCCTGCCCATCTTCGGCATCTGCCGTGGCATGCAGGAAATCAACGTCGCCCTGGGCGGCGACATTTATCAGAAGGTTTACGCCGAACCAGGCTTCAACGACCACCGGGAAAACCCGGAAGATCCGGTCGACGTGCAATACGCTCAGGTGCATGGCGTGAAGATCAAGCCCGGCAGCTGGCTGCACGACGCACTTGGCACCGACGAGATCCGCGTCAACTCGCTGCATGGCCAAGGCCTGCGTAATCTGGGTACTGGCATCGAACCGATCGCCCACGCCGAAGACGGCCTGGTCGAAGCGATTCACGCCCCGAGCATTTCGCCGTTCCTGTTCGCCGTGCAGTGGCACCCGGAGTGGCAAGCGGCGAAGAACCCTGATTCGATCAAGATCTTCCAGGCCTTCGGCGATGCATGCCGCGCCCAGGTGCGCAAATCCCAGATCAAGCGCCAACAGGCCGCCTGACCCTCAGCTTCGTTAGTTTTGATCGCGGGGCGGCGCAAGGCCGCCCCCGCTTCCACGGTCACCCTCTGCTGGTCCCAGAACATTTCCCGTGGATGCGGGCGGCGGGCTTGCGTCTGTCTCCGCGATCTTTTTTCCCTTCCCGAGAGATACGATGACTGTTTAGATGGTTGTCGTTGGGTTTTCTGCGCCCGGGATCCCGAGCGCCGCCGCGCTGCGCATCGCGAGCTGCGCACGATTCCGCCTCATCACAAATCCCCCGCTAGGCCAAGTGCCGCAAAAATTTTCCGAAGGGGGACTAGTCATCGCACTAGTTGTACGATAACTTACCTCCAACGCAAAACAACACCCTTCACCCAAGCGCCACAGGATGCCAATAACAATGAATCCACAAGAACTGAAATCCATCCTCTCCCACGGGCTGCTGTCTTTCCCGGTCACCGACTTCAATGCCCAGGGCGACTTCAACCAGGCTGGCTACATCAAGCGCCTGGAATGGCTTGCCCCGTATGGCGCCAGCGCCCTGTTCGCCGCCGGTGGCACCGGTGAGTTCTTCTCCCTGGCCGCCAGCGAGTACAGCCAGGTGATCAAGACTGCCGTCGACACCTGCGCCAAGTCGGTACCGATCCTCGCCGGCGTCGGTGGCTCCACCCGCCAGGCCATCGAATACGCTCAGGAAGCCGAGCGCTTGGGTGCCAAGGGCCTGCTGTTGCTGCCGCACTACCTGACCGAAGCCAGCCAGGACGGTGTAGCCGCCCACGTCGAAGCGGTGTGTAAATCGGTCAACATCGGGGTGGTGGTGTACAACCGCAATGTCTGCCGCCTGAACGCCGACCTGCTGGAAAAGCTTGCCGAACGCTGCCCTAACCTGATCGGCTACAAGGACGGCCTGGGCGACATCGAGCTGATGGTGTCGATCCGTCGCCGCCTGGGTGACCGTTTCAGCTACCTGGGTGGGCTGCCGACCGCCGAGGTTTATGCTGCCGCTTACAAGGCCTTGGGTGTGCCTGTTTACTCCTCGGCGGTGTTCAACTTCATCCCGAAGACCGCGATGGACTTCTACCACGCCATCGCCCGCGACGATCACGCCACCGTTGGCAAGCTGATTGACGATTTCTTCCTGCCGTACCTGGACATCCGCAACCGCAAGGCCGGCTACGCCGTGAGCATCGTAAAGGCAGGCGCGAAGATCGCCGGTTACGACGCAGGTCCGGTGCGCACCCCGCTGACCGACCTGACCGCTGAAGAATACGAAATGCTCGCAGCTCTGATGGACAAGATGGGTCCGCAATAAGCGCACCCCGCGGCCTGCCAATGCCGCACCCGGAGTGGGCTACCCCACTCCGGCTACAACTCGTGAGCCCGCACAAAAATAACTAGTGGGAGTATTACCAGCATGCAAGCGACTAAAAAGACGCATGTGCGCTACCTGATCCTGTTCATGCTGTTCCTGGTGACCACGATCAACTATGCCGACCGCGCCACCATCGCCATTGCAGGCTCCAGCCTGCAGAAGGACCTCGGCATTGACGCCGTAACCCTCGGTTATATCTTCTCCGCCTTTGGATGGGCTTACGTTGCCGGCCAGATTCCTGGTGGCTGGCTGCTGGACCGCTTCGGCTCCAAGAATGTCTACGCCTTCAGTATTTTCACCTGGTCTCTGTTCACCCTGCTGCAGGGTTTTGTCGGCGGCCTGCCAGTGGCTTGGGCGGTCGTCACCTTGTTCACCCTGCGTTTTCTGGTTGGTTTTGCCGAAGCACCATCGTTCCCGGGTAACGCGCGCATCGTTGCGGCCTGGTTCCCCACGGCAGAACGCGGCACAGCATCGGCGATCTTCAACTCCGCGCAGTATTTCGCCACCGCACTGTTCGCCCCGATCATGGGCTGGATCGTGTTCAGCTTCGGCTGGGAGCACGTATTCGTGGTGATGGGTGCACTGGGTATCGTGTTCTCCATGGTGTGGCTGAAGACCATCTACAACCCGCGCCAACACCCGCGCATCAGCCCGCAAGAACTCGAGCACATCGAGCAGAACGGCGGCCTGGTGGACATGGACCAGAAGCGCGGCAACGACGGCCCGAAATGGGGGTACATCAAGCAACTGCTGACCAGCCGCATGCTGCTGGGCGTATACCTGGGCCAGTACTGCATCAACGCCATCACCTACTTCTTCCTGACCTGGTTCCCGGTGTACCTGGTGCAGGAGCGCGGCATGACCATCCTCAAGGCGGGCATCATCGCCTCGCTGCCGGCGATCTGCGGCTTCATCGGTGGTGTGCTTGGTGGCGTGCTGTCTGACTGGCTGCTGCGCCGTGGCAACTCGCTGACCTTCTCGCGCAAGCTGCCGATCGTCTGTGGCCTGCTGCTGTCGACCACCATGGTCTTCTGCAACTATGTCGAGGCGGAATGGATGGTGGTCGGCTTCATGACCCTGGCCTTCTTCGGCAAGGGCATCGGCGCACTGGGCTGGGCCGTGGTCGCCGATACCTCGCCCAAGCAGATCGCAGGGCTGTCCGGCGGCCTGTTCAACACCTTCGGCAACATTGCTTCGATCACCACCCCGATCGTCATTGGTTACATCATCAGCGCGACCGGTTCGTTCAAGTGGGCGCTGGTGTACGTGGGCGCCAACGCCCTGGTAGCGGTGTTCAGCTACCTGGTCATCGTCGGGCCGATCAAGCGTATCGAGTTGCGTGAGGATGCAAAGCCAGACGCTGAGCCTGCCGCCCCGGGCGAACTGGCCAGCGCACGTCACTGAGTGAGCACGCCCGCGACCGGTAATCCCGGTGCGGGCGGATGTACAAAGCCTGAGAACATCACAAACAGGGCCCGAACATGCAGTTGATCGAACATTCCGACTCGCCCCGCTACGTCCGCCTGCACGACGACGATAACGTCGTGGTAGTGGTCAACGATGGTGGTCTGGGCGAAGGCGCGCGCTTCCCCGATGGCCTGACCCTTGTAGAAGCCGTGCCGCAGAGCCACAAAGTGGCCACCGTCCTCATCGCCAAAGGCGAGCCAGTGCGACGCTATGGGCAGATCATCGGTTACGCCCTGGAAGACCTGCGCCAGGGCAGCTGGGTGCAGGAGAGCCAACTGGCCATGCCCTCTGCCCCGGAACTGGACAGCCTGCCGCGCTGCGATGCCGTACCTGCGCCCCTGCCTGCGCTGGATGGCTTCACCTTCGAGGGCTACCGCAATGCTGACGGCACCGTCGGTACCCGCAACATCCTGGGCATCACCACCACCGTTCAGTGTGTGACAGGTGTGCTGGAACATGCAGTCAAGCGCATCCGCAGCGAATTGCTGCCCAAATACCCCAATGTCGATGACGTGGTCGCCCTCACCCACAGCTATGGCTGCGGCGTGGCGATCAACGCCCGTGATGCCTATATCCCGATCCGCACCGTGCGCAACCTGGCACGTAACCCCAACTTGGGTGGCGAAGCGCTGGTCATCAGCCTGGGCTGCGAGAAACTGCAGGCCGACCAGGTGATGCACGACAACGACCCCTCGGTTGACCTCACTGAGCCGTGGTTGTATCGCCTGCAGGATGCCAGCCTCGGCTTTTGCGAAATGATCGAGCAGATCATGGGCTTGGCCGAGACGCGCTTGCAGAAGCTCGACAAGCGCCGCCGCGAAACCGTGCCGGCCAGTGAGCTGATCCTGGGCATGCAATGCGGCGGCAGCGATGCATTCTCCGGTATCACTGCCAACCCGGCGCTGGGCTATGCGGCCGACCTGCTGGTGCGGGCCGGCGCCACCGTGCTGTTCTCGGAAGTGACCGAGGTGCGCGACGCCATCTACATGCTTACCTCCCGCGCCGAAAACCAGGCGGTCGCCGATGCGCTGGTACGCGAGATGGACTGGTACGACCGCTACCTGCAGCAAGGTGCGGCCGACCGCAGCGCCAACACCACGCCAGGCAACAAGAAAGGCGGCCTGTCCAATATCGTCGAAAAATCCCTAGGCTCGATCGTCAAGTCCGGCAGTGGCGCCATCCAGGGCGTGCTCGGGCCGGGCGAGCGGGTAAACCGCAAGGGCCTGATCTTCTGCGCAACGCCCGCCAGCGACTTTGTCTGCGGCACCCTGCAGCTGGCGGCCGGGATGAACCTGCACGTATTCACCACTGGCCGCGGTACACCGTACGGCCTGGCCATGGCGCCGGTAGTCAAGGTGTGCACCCGTACCGAACTGGCCCAACGCTGGCCGGACCTGATCGACATCGACGCTGGGCGCATTGCCAGTGGCCGCTCAAGCATCGAGGAATTGGGCTGGGAGTTGTTCCACTACTACCTGGACGTGGCCAGCGGCCGCAAGCAGACCTGGGCAGAACAACACCGGCTGCACAATGACATCACCCTGTTCAATCCGGCGCCAATCACCTGATGGTTCGGCCTTGGCCGGTATTTCAATGGCACACGCCCGCCTGTAGTAGCTGGCTTGCCAGCTTCCACAGGTCATGCGACATCCACTGATCAACCCTTCCACACACAGGAGCACACCATGCCTGAGATTCTTGGCCACAACTTCATCGCCGGCCAGCGCAGCGCCGCTGGCGCGCAACGCCTGCAGAGCCTGGACGCCACCACTGGCGAGGCCCTGCCCTACAGCTTCGCCCAAGCCACCGAGGCCGAGGTGGACCAGGCAGCTCAAGCGGCGGCAGCGGCCTTTGCCGAATTCCGCCAGCTGGCCCCGGCACGTCGTGCCGAGTTCCTCGACGCCATTGCGGCGGAACTGGACGAGCTGGACGACGCCTTCGTCGCCGTTGTCTGCCGTGAAACCGCCCTGCCCGCCGGGCGCATCCAAGGTGAGCGTGGTCGCACCAGCGGCCAGATGCGCCTGTTCGCCCAGGTGCTGCGCCGTGGCGACTACCTCGGTGCACGCATCGACCTGGCCTTGCCCGAACGCCAGCCGCTGCCCCGCGTGGACTTGCGCCAGATGCGCATCGGCGTCGGTCCGGTCGCCGTGTTCGGCGCCAGCAACTTCCCGCTGGCCTTCTCCACCGCAGGCGGTGATACCGCTGCAGCCTTCGCCGCCGGTTGTCCGGTGGTGTTCAAGGCGCACAGCGGCCACATGGCCACGGCCGACCTGGTCGGTGCGGCCATCGTCCGCGCTGCCGAACGCACCGGTATGCCCAAGGGCGTATTCAACATGGTGTTTGGCGGTGGCGTCGGTGAGTGGCTGGTCAAGCACCCGGCCATCCAGGCGGTCGGCTTCACCGGCTCGCTCAAGGGCGGGGACGCACTGTGCCGCATGGCCGCCGAACGCCCGCAACCCATCCCGGTATTCGCCGAGATGTCCAGCATCAACCCAGTGATCATTCTGCCGGGCGCGCTTGCCAAGCTTGGCGACGCCATTGCCCGCGAGCTGGCCGGGTCCGTGTGCCTGGGTGCTGGCCAGTTCTGCACCAACCCAGGCCTGGTAATCGGCCTGCAATCGCCACAGTTCAGCCAGTTGCTCACCGACCTCGGCCAGCACCTGGACCAGCAAGCCGGCCAGACCCTGCTCAACGCCGGTGGCCTGCGCAGCTATGTGGGCGGCCTGGAGCACCTGCAGGCCCACGCTGGCATCGAACACCTGGCAGGCCAACCTCAGGAAGGTAGCCAGGCGCGGGCACAACTGTTCAAGGCTGATGCCCGTTTGCTGGTGGACGCCGACCCGCTGCTGCAGGAAGAAGTGTTCGGCCCGACCACCGTTGCCGTTGAAGCTCAGGACAACGCGCAGCTGCGCGCCGCCCTGCTCGGCCTGCGCGGCCAGCTGACCGCTACGCTGATCGGTGAGCCTGAAGACTTCGAAGCATTTGCCTGGCTGGTACCGCTGCTGGAAGAAAAGGTTGGCCGCATCCTGATCAATGGCTACCCGACCGGCGTGGAAGTGTGCGACGCCATGGTCCACGGCGGGCCTTACCCGGCCACCTCCGATGCCCGTGGTACGTCCGTCGGCACCCTGGCCATCGACCGCTTCCTGCGCCCGGTGTGCTACCAGAACTACCCGCAGTCGCTACTGCCTGAGGCACTGCGTGACAACAACCCGCTGGGCCTGCGCCGCCTGGTGAATGGGCAGTGGAGTGACGGGGCGATCTGAATGCCCTGATCCGATAAAAAGCCCCGCATTTGCGGGGCTTTCTTTTGAGTCTTGCATTGGATTTAGCGGCCCTGTCGCCGGCAAGCCGGCTCCCACTGGGTTTGCGCTGAGCTTGAGAGCAGCGAGATACCTGTGGGAGCCGGCTTGCCGGCGACAGGGCCAGCACAGCCATCAGACCCCTTGCGCCTCAGCCTCCGCATGCGCCTGACGCAACCGCTCACGGCTGTTGCTCAGGTGCATACGCATGGCCATCTTGGCCCCTTCGCTGTCGCTTCGGGCGATGGCTTCGTAGATCGCCTCGTGCTCATGCATCAAGC from Pseudomonas putida includes the following:
- a CDS encoding aldehyde dehydrogenase (NADP(+)); translated protein: MPEILGHNFIAGQRSAAGAQRLQSLDATTGEALPYSFAQATEAEVDQAAQAAAAAFAEFRQLAPARRAEFLDAIAAELDELDDAFVAVVCRETALPAGRIQGERGRTSGQMRLFAQVLRRGDYLGARIDLALPERQPLPRVDLRQMRIGVGPVAVFGASNFPLAFSTAGGDTAAAFAAGCPVVFKAHSGHMATADLVGAAIVRAAERTGMPKGVFNMVFGGGVGEWLVKHPAIQAVGFTGSLKGGDALCRMAAERPQPIPVFAEMSSINPVIILPGALAKLGDAIARELAGSVCLGAGQFCTNPGLVIGLQSPQFSQLLTDLGQHLDQQAGQTLLNAGGLRSYVGGLEHLQAHAGIEHLAGQPQEGSQARAQLFKADARLLVDADPLLQEEVFGPTTVAVEAQDNAQLRAALLGLRGQLTATLIGEPEDFEAFAWLVPLLEEKVGRILINGYPTGVEVCDAMVHGGPYPATSDARGTSVGTLAIDRFLRPVCYQNYPQSLLPEALRDNNPLGLRRLVNGQWSDGAI
- the kdgD gene encoding 5-dehydro-4-deoxyglucarate dehydratase encodes the protein MNPQELKSILSHGLLSFPVTDFNAQGDFNQAGYIKRLEWLAPYGASALFAAGGTGEFFSLAASEYSQVIKTAVDTCAKSVPILAGVGGSTRQAIEYAQEAERLGAKGLLLLPHYLTEASQDGVAAHVEAVCKSVNIGVVVYNRNVCRLNADLLEKLAERCPNLIGYKDGLGDIELMVSIRRRLGDRFSYLGGLPTAEVYAAAYKALGVPVYSSAVFNFIPKTAMDFYHAIARDDHATVGKLIDDFFLPYLDIRNRKAGYAVSIVKAGAKIAGYDAGPVRTPLTDLTAEEYEMLAALMDKMGPQ
- a CDS encoding MFS transporter, producing MQATKKTHVRYLILFMLFLVTTINYADRATIAIAGSSLQKDLGIDAVTLGYIFSAFGWAYVAGQIPGGWLLDRFGSKNVYAFSIFTWSLFTLLQGFVGGLPVAWAVVTLFTLRFLVGFAEAPSFPGNARIVAAWFPTAERGTASAIFNSAQYFATALFAPIMGWIVFSFGWEHVFVVMGALGIVFSMVWLKTIYNPRQHPRISPQELEHIEQNGGLVDMDQKRGNDGPKWGYIKQLLTSRMLLGVYLGQYCINAITYFFLTWFPVYLVQERGMTILKAGIIASLPAICGFIGGVLGGVLSDWLLRRGNSLTFSRKLPIVCGLLLSTTMVFCNYVEAEWMVVGFMTLAFFGKGIGALGWAVVADTSPKQIAGLSGGLFNTFGNIASITTPIVIGYIISATGSFKWALVYVGANALVAVFSYLVIVGPIKRIELREDAKPDAEPAAPGELASARH
- a CDS encoding amino acid ABC transporter ATP-binding protein; the protein is MTAPLSVASLAPENDPRPVLIRIEGLNKHYGAFHVLRDIDLQVHEGERIVLCGPSGSGKSTLIRCINRLEIAEQGSVRVAGTDLAGNTRQAAQVRSDIGMVFQHFNLFPHMSVLDNCLLAPTSVRGLSRKDAEERARMYLSKVGIESQALKYPSQLSGGQQQRVAIARALCMKPRIMLFDEPTSALDPEMVAEVLDVLVQLAGTGMTMLCVTHEMGFARQVAERVLFLEGGQIIEDSPPQVFFNQPRTARAKSFLAQILH
- a CDS encoding transporter substrate-binding domain-containing protein, with translation MNKTMAMVGACALLLAANASAETLRFATEGAYPPFNYVDADNQLHGFDIDITHALCEQMKVECTLVAQDWEGIIPALMARKYDAVVASMIDTEERRKKIAFTDHYYRTPLTVAVAKDSKISDAQNTFEGYTVGAQSSSTQAIYAEDVYAKAGADVKLYPTMDEANADLAAGRLDGVIADKFPLHEWMNKNGQDCCKVLGDVAGTKANAAIAVRKDDDALRQRLNTALAQIVANGTYQKIASKYFDFDIYN
- a CDS encoding NAD(P)/FAD-dependent oxidoreductase — protein: MHCQTLVLGAGIVGVSTALHLQARGRQVILIDRDEPGCGTSHGNAGLIERSSVIPYAFPRQFGKLLRYGLNRQPDVRYSLLHLPKAAPWLLRYWRQSAPGRLAGAAADMLPLVQRCVEEHDALIAAAGLEGLVQAKGWIEVYRDPALFEQAKAEVKGLARYGLHYELLEREQLQAREHQLDSAVVGGIHWLDPKTVNNPGALTRGYAALFVQRGGQFLHGDARSLRQVGSQWRVESQRGPITADEVVACLGPQSADLYERLGYTIPLGIKRGYHMHYATRDGAQLQHSICDTQGGYVLAPMAAGIRLTTGIEFAASSAPGNEIQLKRCEALARTLFPALGERLDDTPWLGRRPCLPDMRPVIGPAPRHKGLWFNFGHAHHGLTLGPVSGRLVAELLTGERPFTDPAPYSAARFN
- the garD gene encoding galactarate dehydratase, whose amino-acid sequence is MQLIEHSDSPRYVRLHDDDNVVVVVNDGGLGEGARFPDGLTLVEAVPQSHKVATVLIAKGEPVRRYGQIIGYALEDLRQGSWVQESQLAMPSAPELDSLPRCDAVPAPLPALDGFTFEGYRNADGTVGTRNILGITTTVQCVTGVLEHAVKRIRSELLPKYPNVDDVVALTHSYGCGVAINARDAYIPIRTVRNLARNPNLGGEALVISLGCEKLQADQVMHDNDPSVDLTEPWLYRLQDASLGFCEMIEQIMGLAETRLQKLDKRRRETVPASELILGMQCGGSDAFSGITANPALGYAADLLVRAGATVLFSEVTEVRDAIYMLTSRAENQAVADALVREMDWYDRYLQQGAADRSANTTPGNKKGGLSNIVEKSLGSIVKSGSGAIQGVLGPGERVNRKGLIFCATPASDFVCGTLQLAAGMNLHVFTTGRGTPYGLAMAPVVKVCTRTELAQRWPDLIDIDAGRIASGRSSIEELGWELFHYYLDVASGRKQTWAEQHRLHNDITLFNPAPIT
- a CDS encoding ABC transporter permease — encoded protein: MSAEQWLSLVLDPDLLERYGPRFIDGLLVTAKLVAISFTLGAVLGLLLALARMSRNLPLQRLAAGYIYFFRGSPLLAQLFLLYYGLGSLKEFWQDVGLWWFFREAWLCTLLAFTLNTAAYQAEILRGSLMAVAPGQYEAARALNLKRSTTFFKVILPQSLLVAIGPLGNELILMIKASAIASLVTIYDLMGVTKLAFSRSFDFQIYLWAAVLYLVIVELVRRLLKHLEARLGRHLN
- a CDS encoding ABC transporter permease — protein: MLDQLSLLSFASGGWGQALLAGALVTVSLALACLPIGLPLGLVVALAARSRKRLPRAWSTTFSTVFRGLPELLTLLIIYYGCQIAAQQLLAAMGYQGEFLINTFLAAMIAFSLVFAAFSSEIWLAAFKTLPKGQLEACAALGLGKRTAFFKVVLPQLTRIALPGLSNNWLSLLKDTSLVSTISLVDLMRQTNLAVSVTKEPMFFYGVACLGYLLFSALSGRVFAYIERRSNRHLQGARV
- a CDS encoding gamma-glutamyl-gamma-aminobutyrate hydrolase family protein — encoded protein: MSNSNIGNKQPSLRKPVVLMTMGSQERKGHDYQVMTHKYITPLVDFADCVPVLVPTCCGTEALETYLDMADGVYLTGAGSNIEPSLYGQENQTPGKGQDVNRDLFDIPLVKAALKRGLPIFGICRGMQEINVALGGDIYQKVYAEPGFNDHRENPEDPVDVQYAQVHGVKIKPGSWLHDALGTDEIRVNSLHGQGLRNLGTGIEPIAHAEDGLVEAIHAPSISPFLFAVQWHPEWQAAKNPDSIKIFQAFGDACRAQVRKSQIKRQQAA